The genomic DNA GAAAATTCCACGTTTGCGATTGTAGACCGCTGACTCACCAGTCAGCAGCAATCCCGCCTGAAAGTATCCCCCGGAAAAATTTACGGGGGCCATTTTGGGTCGATTCACAATTGACCAGCGATACTCTGCCTGAGTGCGGAACGGTCCGTACTGAGAAGCGAGTTCAAGGTTGAAGAGATGAAAGTTGTCTGTCGGAATATTTCCGGTGTCGACAAATGCAGGAATACCGGTTGCAGAATTGTCGCTCGGATCAGTGACGAAGAAGCCTGGCTGAACGGCATATCGAACACGATTATTCGCGGGGTTTCCAAAACTGTAACCCCCACCGAGATGAACTAGAACGTCATCGTTGTTGACCAAAAGAACGGTTTCTCGTGTCGCAAAGGCCCAGCCTCCATTATTTCCACTTGAAACTCCATATGAGTCTGTGGGAGTTTTGTAGGCGGAAAAGGCATAAGTTCCGTTCTCGTCAGGAAATGTCCCGAAGCCCCGAAGGCCCGTCTGCCTGAATGGGGCAAATGCGAAGGGAAGTTGCCGCTCCATGAACAACAGTTCTCGTCCGCTCGACTCAGCATCCATGCCGAAAGGTTGTTTGAAGTAGCCAGCTTCCACATGATCAACAAATTTTGCGTCGGAGAAGATGACTGCGACATCTCGAAAGCTGGGGTGTCCGGAGGCAGCAAAGTCCAGGTCGATCACGTAAGACGTTGCTTTACTAACGTTTCCGCTGGCTCGCAATCGAACACGACGCAAGCCGGTTTCTGTGTTGACCTTCCCGACTGCGTCGACAGTTGCCTGGTCCTGAATGATCCAGCCCGTGTCGAGTTGCAGAAAACCACCCCATTCAAGCGTGGGGTACTCTGTCTGACTATTTGAAAAAAGTGGTCGCCCCGATTGCACGAATTCGTAGTCTTTAAGATCAGTCCGGGGGGCTTCGAGGACGCTGGGGGCAGCTTCTTGCTGATTTCCATTCTCTGCGGTTGTGATTGCTTGCGGCACAGATGCGGCAGTAGGTGCAGGCGGAGGTACGAGAAGTGGATCAGAATTGTCCACGGCAGCAGGCTGTGCGTAGATTTGTGCAGAACAACACGAAATCCAGACAATCGAAACAAGAATCGACTCTGGAAATCGCATTTCTGATGCCGTTGGTGATCGAAGAAGGTCAGACTGCTGCTTCGATTCCAACATACCGAATCAAAGCAATTTTGCCTTATCGATACAATCGGCTTCATTTTGAGTTGAACTTCAAATTAGTTTGAAGTTCACTCAAGTTTGTACAAAAGACCTGTCATGGCTCAGGACGAACATGTTTCAGAGCGGACATGGTTCAGTGCGAACATGGCTCAGAACGAAATGTTCGATCTCAGTCCCATCACGTAGGCTGTGTCCACTCCAGTTCGCCCAGGGAAAAGGATTTGCACGTCAGGAGTTACGTCGAACCAGGGTGTGATTTGAGCACGATAGAAGAATTCCAACCCGTGACCGTCATTGACGCCCCCTAAGGCGAGATTCAGAATCGGGCCAATTTCATCACTGATTCCGTTGTAGTACCAGCCAGCTCCGAATCCATCGTGATTACGACCAGGAAGCGGGCTTGATCCTCCAACTCCGAAACTTAAGAACCAGGCTAATGGGTTTGCTTCATCATCGCCGAGGCCTGCTCGACCGAAGACTCCCCAACCACGTGTTGGATCACAAGGATCTGTCACCAGATACTGATCGAAGTTGTAGTACATTGACCATGAACCGGAGGTCTGGTTAATGGGGACATTCGGGAGAATGATTCGAGGATCTTGTCCCAGACTCGTGTAGTCTCTGCTGCTCCAGGTTCCAGCGAAGAGTTGATGGCCCGGCTTCCCGAAGAAATTCGTCGGAAGTCGGAGTTCGGCAGCCATCGAAATGCCCTCCGCAAATAGATCGCTGATTCCGACTGTCGAGGCTGTATCTTCAGGGTTCAGCAATGTAAATGTGAAGATCGGCTCGCCGTTTTCCATCCAGACAAATCCGGCACCGAGAGTTGAATAAGGAACTGTTCGCAGGGCGATGGGGTTGATGACCATGCCTAGATTTGAGAACTGCTTCGTTCCGCGACCATGGGCAAAAGCGTTTGCATCTCCATCGAACGTATCCATCTTTCCGAAGAAGACCGCAAAGTTTTCAGAAAACGCTTGTGTGAAAAGAACGTTCGTCAGGTAAATTTCATCTGAGTCAGGAACGGGGAGAGATGAGGAGATCGTACTCGGCATGAACGCACCGGTTGATCCGTCGAGTGTCTGGCCAAATCGATGTTCAGCCCGCAACTTCACAAACAGACCTTCCTGGATTCCGAGTTTGCCAGCATCGATGTTCACGAGGTAGTCGCCATGCCCGCTGTAGCGAAATTTGCGGTCCAAACCACCTTCGACAACACCAAAATTGAAGGTCGTCAGGTTGGCTTGGAAATTCATTCCAGACTCGGCCAGATCGGTTCGCAGACCTCCCCAATCACCTGTCAGGTAGGGAGAACTTGAAGAGAAGCAGCCTTCGTCAAGGACACCGCAGCAGGCATCACAGCCTGACCCGATTGAATTGGACTTCAGGCAAAGATCTGGGTCGCCAAACAGACAGGACGCTTCATCGGCCATTGCGAGTTGACTCGAAGCGACCACTGCGAGCGCAATTCCGAGTGTCCAAAATCGTTTGATGACGGACTTCAAATTGATCTCTGACAACCCACACATATCTCATCATCCTTGAAAAGAGAGAATCCGGTATCATTGCATCGGATTGTGAGTCAGCATGAATGTAGGGTTATGCTGAAGCTGCCAGGGAGAAGGGAACAGGTGATTCGCATGTAGTGATTGTAGGGCTTGTGGTGATTCTTTCCTTTGAGACGATTCCGTCTCAAAGAGGCGTTGTGCTCCATCGTATTTGTCGAACCTATCTTCGAGACCAGTCTCGTCGTGAGATGTCAGTGGTGTCCACGGAATGTGAGACATACAGCAAATTGACTGTCGAAATTGTTTATCATCGACGAAATTGGGGCTCTTTCGTACAATGAACAGCCCCCCAAATGGATCCGTTGACGCGATGTGCTCTTCGATTCCCTCACTTCAGTAACACGCCGAGTCCTTATGTTTTTTCAGCCTGCCATCACTCGTTCTTCTCTTGTCTCTCGTCGAGAGATGTTGCTTGAGTCCGGAACCGGATTTGGTGCCCTGGCTTTGGCTTCGCTGCTTCCCCAATCGGCCCTTGGAGATGCCTCCGCTTCGATTTCACATATTGCGCCCCGTGCCAAGAGTGTGATCTTCCTGTTCATGGAAGGTGGCCCCAGCCAAATGGACCTGTTCGACCCGAAGCCGCAACTCAATAAGCTGGCAGGGAAGCCTCTACCTCCCGGATACAAACGAGTTGTCACAGCCATGGGGGAACTCAACTCACCGTTACTCGCATCAAAACGGAAGTGGAAGCAATACGGCGAGGCCGGAACCTGGGTCTCCGACTGGATTCCAAATATTGCGCAGTGTGTCGATGACATGGCTGTGATTCGTTCATGCTGGACGAATGGAATCAACCACTCAGGCGGTGTTTGTCAGATGAACACTGGCACTCCATTAGCTGGACGTCCTTCATTAGGGGCTTGGGTGAATTACGGGCTCGGTACAGAAAATCAGAACTTACCTGCTTTCGTTGTGATGACCGATAACAAAGCACAGGTCACCAACGGTCCTCGAAACTGGGGAACAGGATTCATGCCCGCCAGTTATCAGGGAACCAAACTCGACGTCGGCAACGAGCCCATTGCGAATCTCAACAATCCGGAAGGGATTTCGGTTGAGCGGCAACGAAACAAGTTGGGCCTGTTGAACTCGCTGAATCGTGACCACTTCAAAGATCGTACATTTCAAACAGAATTAGAAGCCAGAATCAAAAGTTACGAGCTCGCATTTCGCATGCAAGCGAATGCTCCAGAAGCGATTGATCTTGAATCAGAAACGGCTGCCACACAACAGCTTTACGGTTTGGACGATCCGAAAACAGAAGCGTATGGAAGGAACTGTCTATTGGCCCGGCGACTTGTTGAACGGGGAGTTCGATTTGTTCAACTGTATCATGGCGCCGGAAGTAAGTGGGACGCGCACCGCGACATTGAAGGGAACCATACTCGAATGTGCGGGCAAAGTGATAAGCCTGTTGCCGGTCTGATCAAAGATCTGAAACAGCGAGGACTCCTCGATGAGACACTCGTCGTCTGGGGAGGCGAGTTTGGCCGGACTCCGATGAGCGAAAAGGGAAATGGTCGGGACCATAATCCGACTGGCTTTACAATGTTCATGGCGGGCGGAGGTGTTGCTGGGGGACAGACAATCGGTTCGACCGACGATCTAGGATTCCACGCTGTCGAAGACCGCCTGCATGTTCACGATCTGCATGCTACGATTCTCTATCTGATGGGAATCGATCATATGAAGCTAACCTATCTACACAAAGGACGTCCGGAGCGGCCCACACAAAACGAAGGTGATGCCTACCGACTGATTACGCAGCGTCCCTTGGTCCGCAAGGAACTTTCATCGTAGTTTCACACTGCTCACCGAATCTTCATCTGTTCTGCTGATTCGGACAATCAGAGGTCCACTCTCCAGTGAACGGGGGCATTATCCTGTTGCGTTCGCTGTTTGGCGGATGAAGTGCCAAACTGAGCTGGGATCACTTCCTTCCCATCCTGTTGTGAATCTACGAGGATTGGCGCAGTTCGAAACTCTCTCAAACTGTTGTGAGGACGCAATGAAGTGGTCATGGAAACTTGGCGAAGTTGCTGGCATTGGCATCTTCATGCATTCGACGTTTCTGATTTTGATCGTCTGGATCGGCGTGAGTTATTGGCGTGTGGAACAGAGCGCCCTGGCGGTTGTAGAAGGTGTCGGTTTTATTCTCGCTCTGTTTGGCTGTGTGGTCCTTCATGAATTGGGGCATGCCTTTGCAGCCAAGTCGTTCGGAATTCAGACTCGCGACATCACTTTACTCCCGATAGGTGGGGTCGCTCGACTGGAGCGAATGCCCGAAGATCCTTGGCAGGAATTCATTGTCGCCATCGCCGGTCCGTTCGTGAACGTTTTGATTGCGATGGTTCTCTTTGTGGGCCTTACTGTGAGCGGAGCTTTGGGAACTCTGGAGGATCTGATCGCAACGAGCGGTTCGTTCCTGATGCGATTAATGTTCGTCAACGTCGTGCTCGTCGTCTTTAATCTGATCCCTGCTTTTCCAATGGATGGAGGCCGGGTATTGCGGGCGATCCTGGCTTCACAAATGGACTATGCCCAAGCAACTCGAATTGCTGCCACAGTTGGTCAGACCATTGCCATCGCTCTCGGATTTCTCGGTCTGATTTCGAATCCTGTACTCGTTTTGATTGCTTTGTTTGTCTGGATTGGAGCAGGCTATGAAGCTGCGTCTGTGACACTCCGCTCCGCCGTCAGTGGCATCACGGCTAAAGTTGTCATGCTGACTCACTACGAGACTTTGACTCCACAGGATTCGGTACAGGATGCTGTCGACCTGACGTTACGCGGATCTCAAAAAGACTTTCCTGTCATCGACAATCAAGGAACTGTTCTCGGTGTTCTGACACAATCTGGAATGTTGAAAGCGATCACCTCAACCGGTCCCGACACGCAAGTTGTTGACGCAATGATCAGAGATGTTCAACCGACCACGACTGGGGAAATGTTGGAGTCGCTGTTAGTTCGACTCAAGGATGAGGAATGCCAGACTGTCCCCGTCGTTGAACAGGGACAGCTCGTAGGGATCGTCACAATGGAGAACGTCAGCGAATTTCTACGAATCCAACAGGCCATCAACGCTTGAGAACTTTACCGGGGAATCTGGCGAGCCCCGTTAGTCTTTGCTTTCGTTTCGGAGTTCAGAGATTTGATCCGCGCTGAGGCGTCCCTGGAAGATTTTGACCTCATCGATCCAGCCGTCGAAGTTGCGGCCGGTTCCGGCGCGATGCCCTCCGATGATGAGTCCACCTGTTTCACATGCAGGACCAGGAATGGGAACCGCATGTTCACTCACCTGTTTTCCGTTGACGTACAACCTGAGCTTCTTTTGATCAAACGTGAACGCAACGTGGTTCCATTTTCCGAGTAGCTGTTCCCGGTCAAGCAGCGTGTTAAATGGCCCTTGAGCACCTGTGGTTGGTGCAGCCTCTGGTTTCGAAGCGGGTTTCACTGTGAATGTGTAAAGTTGCAGGTTGATCTTGTCGGGCTGATCGGTCGCTCGCATTCCAAGCGACAGGTTCCAGGCTCCAGTTTGGCTCGGCTCCCCCTCTGCGGTGCTTTCCAGTAAGAATGATCTTGAACTGGAATCATGCTCTGGGAGAGTTTCCGGTTTGAACCACATGGAAACAGTGTGTTCAGCGGAGTTGTCATCCAGAAAACTTCTTGGGACGGTCAAGTATTGTTGCTTGCTTCTTGAAAAGTGAACAGATCCTCCGAGAGCTCCATCCTGTTGGTTGATCGTTGGTCCGTTGACTGGAGTCGCATCGATGCGACTCCCCAATGGAGACTCATTCTTGAAACCGTTATCGAAGTTCCAGTGAGCACGCAATTCGGGAGCGGCGTCCTCGTCGCTGTCGACTGTCATTTCATTCAGGTCAATTTCGATCTTGCGATTTACAACTCCATCAGGTTGGCGAAACTCAGCAATCAGCTTTGCATTCTCTGTGGTTCCGTCCGCAGTCAGTGTCAGAAATTGCCAGCCCTCGACCAGCGACCACTCAAGCGAAGGATGATAGACGTCCAGTGATGTGATCGTCCGGGTGTGTCCTGGAGAAATGATAAAGTCGTGCAGATCATAACCGACTCGCTGGGGACGAATCAGATGACGGGCAACATGGATATCTCCACCGAGGAGTACGACTCCACCGATCTTCTCAGTCTTGATGAAATCCAACAGAGCATCACGTTCGTACCAGTATGTGAACATGTCGTCGGTTTCGCGATTCTTCTTGTCCTGCCAGATCGCTCCCATCGACAGCACTTTGAATGGAGCCTTGGACTCTTTCAGACTCTTCAACAACCAGTCCCACTGCTCCGCTCCGAAGCAAGTCGGCTGTTTTGGATCAACCGGAGACGGTTCGGATTGTGAGAAATATCTGGGGTCGAGCAAGAAGACTTCCATCATTCCCAGATCGACTTTGTGATACACACCTTCAGTTCCGTTTCCATATTGAGAATGAGCGCGGTATTCCACAAAGCCCTGACGGGTCTTCCCCTTACCGTTCATCATGTTTAAGCCGTTGCCGTTATTGAGACCAAAGTCATGATCATCCCAGGTACCGACAACAGGTGTGTGAGCAGCCAATTTTTCAAGATCGGAAACCTGTAGGAACTGGCGTTGTTTCTCGCGCACGATCGCCAGATCCGAAGTGTCGATATACGGGGTGTCTCCCATCAGGAAGACCGTGTCGACACCTAATTTCTCCATCTCGTTCCAGATGCCATTCGGTTCGATATCAACACAGGAAACGAAGCTTGCAGAGACGCGATTCCCTTTCCGGGCAGGGTCGACTGTGGTGAAAGTGTGATCCTTTTCTGAAGCGACAGATTCTTTCTGGCTCCCGCGGATCTCATCAATTTGATAGCTGTAGTTTGTTGCTGGTTTCAGACCGGTGACTTCAAACTTTGCGACAAAGTCATTCGCTTCGGTAGCGGTCGTTGTCACTTTCTTGATTGGTTGACCATCTTTCAGGACGGTCAATTGCAACTTTGTCTCGATCTTTCCTGGTCGATACAGAATCCGCGCGGTCGTCGGCTCGACTGTTCCAACAATCGGACCAACGATTTCGTCTGCCTCAGCGATGCCTCCCAGAGAAGTCAACGGGATGAGACCAGTGAAGAGGGCAAGCAACACAACTTTCGAAATCACAACTGGATGTTTCACTGCAGAAGACTCCTGGCGCGGCCTGCTCGGTCGCTGGATAAAGTTCCGGAACGGAAGGGGACGATAGAGTACGGCATTCGAGTATCAAATTAAATACTCGCGTCCCAGAGCGTACTCGCTCGCCGTGCCCGCTCTCCGTACATCGGGATTTCGATGGTGAATTTCTTCGATGAGGCTCAACTGGCAGAATCAGAGATCGTATTGTGGTTTTCACTGGACCCGGTCGCGGATATGCTGATGGGATGAACTCAGAGACTTCTCAGCATGTGACTCAAATTCTATCGGCTCTCAATTCAGGGGAGCAGCAGGGAACCGATACGTTACTCCGGATTGTTTACAATGAACTTCGTCGGCTTGCGACCGCTCGGCTGAACCAGGAAGCATCCGGGCAAACTCTTCAACCAACTGCACTGGTACATGAAGCGTATTTACGTCTGGTGAAAGGAGATGAGCAACAATCGTGGGATTCTCGTGGCCACTTCTTTGCAGCGGCTGCCGAAGCGATGCGACGAATTCTCATTGAAAATGCGCGTCGAAAAGCAGCCGTGAAACATGGAGGAGGCCTGCAACGGCTCGAACTGGACGATGCCGACGCAGTTGTCTCGGCGACGGATCAAAAACTGTTGGAAGTCGATGAGGCGATTACCGAGCTAGAGAAGGTGGAACCATTGAAAGCGAAGCTGGTCAAGTTGCGATACTTTGCCGGGCTGGAGGAATCCGAGGCCGCGGCAGCTCTGGGGATTTCCCGAGCGACAGCTTCGCGGTGGTGGACTTTTTCTAAAGCCTGGCTTTATGCACATATGAACGACGAGTCGTAACGACTGTCAGCTAATATGTTTAGAGCTCGGGGCCGAGTCAGCGAGAAGTACAGTTCGGATGATTTTACAAATTTCGTGAGGCGCAACGAGACAAAAAAACGCATGACCTGTCGGACCGTAATAACATTCCCGCGAGGAAGAAAGCGGCATCCATATCCGCAAGTGATATGACCTTGGAGAGAAAATATGTCCGACGCAACCCCCAATGAGCCCTCTGAAACGTTTCAGGAAACATCTGTCGATCCGAACTCGATTGAAGGAGTTTTTCTCACAGCGTTGGCAAAATCAACTCCGGAAGAATGTGAAGCATTTCTGAAAGAAGCTTGCGGAGACAATGCAGAACGTCGACAGCGAATTGATGCCCTCCTGCGTGCATACAACGATGCCGGAAGTTTTCTGGAGACACCTCCCCAAGGTGTGCCCACGAGTCTCGATCCACTGAGTTTCGACTTTCTGGAACCTACCGAAGACCCCGGGTTGTTGGGGACTTTGGGCCCGTACGAAATTTACGAAGTGATTGGTCGAGGCGGGATGGGCATCGTCTTTCGTGCTCGAGATCCCAAGCTGAACCGTGTGGTTGCTGTGAAAGTTCTCGCACCCGAACTGGCAGCCAATCCCAATGCCAAAAGACGATTTGTTCGAGAAGCTCAGGCTGCTGCGGCTGTCTCGCATCCCCATGTCGTCACGATTCACGCAGTCGATGAAGATGAGAAAATTCCTTATCTGGTCATGGAATGTGTTGTCGGGCAGTCGCTGCAACAAAAACTCGACAAAGTTGGATCGCTACGATTAACCGAAGTGCTGCGGATCAGCAAACAGGTCGCTGAGGGGCTGGCAGCTGCTCACAAGCAAGGGCTGATTCATCGTGATATCAAACCTGCGAACATTCTCCTGGAGAACGGTGTGGAACGAGTCAAAATCACCGATTTTGGTCTGGCTCGGGCGGTCGACGATGTCTCAGTCACTCGAACCGGTGAAGTCGCCGGGAGTCCGCAGTTTATGTCTCCTGAGCAGGCGATGGGGCAGCGTGTCGATCAGCGGAGTGATTTGTTCAGTTTAGGCTGCGTGATGTATGCGATGTGTGCCGGACGTTCACCATTTCGGGCGACCAGTGTTGCGGCGGCCATTCGACGAGTTTGCGATGACAACCCGCGACCAATCGAGGAAATCAACGCGGAAGTCCCGGAGTGGATGATTGCGATCATCGAAAAACTTCTCGATAAAGATCCCGGTCAAAGATTCCAGACAGCCGAGGAAGTGGTCGAAGTATTGGAAGACCACTTAGCGGGTGTTCAAGGATCGAACCCGGTACAACAACGTACCTATCGGGCTAAGAGAGTTTCCACGCCCAGTGCGCAACCTCCAGTCAATCACTCATCCAATCCTCGTGTTGTGGTTGGAAGCATCTTGAGTGTAATGGGAGCAATTTTGTGTCTTGGTGGAATTCTGCTGACCGCTGTCAATTTGAGTAACGAAGTACAAATCGCAGGAGCCGGTTTCTCTCCGCTGTGGGCGATTTTTGTGGGAGCAGCTCTGGCCTTTGCCGGTCAACTTTTAAAGCAGAAACGACTCACATCAGGAAGTTGGCTTATTCTTTTATTGTTGCTGCTCGGTCCTGCTGGCTTTGCAATCTGGCTGATCAAGAAAAATGATTTTGAAGAAGCTGACCGTAAAGCGAGTGAAGAAGATCCGATCGCGACCACGCAGGAATTTACTCAACAAGTTCCTGATGGACTGCCGTTGCTGGATCGACTCTCATCGAGTTTGATGCGGCTGGCTTTGCTTGGCCCAGTCTTTTTGCTGATCGGGTTTTGCATCTGGGCCATGATGCCAAAAATGATCGAAGGCGAACTGGTGCAGTTCATTATTATGGGGATCGGGCCAGCGTTGTTTGGAGCAGCGATCATCGGTTGGTTTGGGAGCCATTTGAAGAATGATGAATGGGGTTGGGAAGCCTACTACAAAGGTGTTTGTGCCGGGTTCCTCGCCATACTTCTTCCTCCTGTCTGGCTGGTTGGAATTCCGATTGGGTTTGCATCCCTATGGATTTTGAATCAACAGGAAGTGATTCAATCCTTTCGTGAAAAAGGAAAGGGCGAGGCCGTCCGAGTTGTGGTCCCAAGTTTTCTATTGGATATTGGGACTGTCATCGGAGCATTGGTTTCCTCATCCCTTTTGATTCTTATTGCGGTGAATGCGGATGGCCTTTTCAGTTCAGTCAATTTTATTGAGGGAATGCTCTCCTTTCTCGGTCTGTCGCTACTGCTGCTTCCTTTTCGAGGGGAACTTTTTCGAGGGCGTTTTTTGAGAGATCTCAGTCTTTGCCTGGGAGTGACCCTCCTTGCAGGTCTTGGGTTTGCAGTTGTGAGAGAGGGAGGGATCGGAGTTCCAGAAATGATTGTTGTCGGAACAATCGTTTCCATTCTGCTTCTTCTACCAGTGCTCATTGTGTGGAAATTTCTAATTGCTCCTGCTCAACAACGAAGTGAGACACCGACGATTCCACTCGCAAGGCCAATCGCTCAGAAGCAACCGAAGTGGTCGTTGGGAAGACGGCTGCTGATTGGGGGGCTGGTTGGAATATTCATCCTTGGAGTTCAGTATGCAGCTCCTCAACTGCAACAGGCGTTTTCCCCACTCGGTTCGCTTGTGGTTGAACACTCTGGATCGGTGAAACCGGAAGCAATTCTGATTGATGGAAAGCAGGTCCGTTCAGCAAAGCAGTCCGGTGATATCACTCTCTTCAAAGGACTCAAGCCGGGGCTTCACAGAATACAGATTACTTTGAATGGGGACCGGGATGAATTCGAGAAAATTAATAACTACGAGATCAACATTCGACCAGGTGTGACTCATAGGATTCCACTGCGTCGCTTAGTCAAAATGAATGCAGGGATGGAACTCGGACCGGCATCGGGCGAGTACGGAGGATTGATTTTAGAAATTCAAGACCCCAAATTGAAAGTTCTTCTCGTGAGGTTCGACTCCAACGATACCGGATTTCGTGGCAATCTCTTGAGTCAAGGAGAACATCAGGTTTCAGTCGGGAAGTATCAAATTGTCCTCCTCGATGGGCTTGCCGGTTGGTTTCTGAATCTCAAAGATGAGCAAAGCAACCAGTCTTTCAAGCAGGTTTATGAAGTGGTCAACAAAATTTATGGAGAGGGTTATGGTGGAACATCGGGTTACGGGGGAGCTGGGGTTATTGGTAACCGTTCTTCCGTCATGAAGTCCGCCGGGTATCGGCCAGGACTGTATGACAGTCGTTCTGGAACTTGGTCCATCATTCAATACTCGATTGGTTCGGTCGAAATCAAGCCGGGGCAGTTCGAGTCCGTCGTCGCCAAACGAGATTTGAAAGCGATCGCGCGTCAACATGATGACTTCGTCGATGGTAAGTTTTATTGGTTTTTGTGGAACGGCGATAAGTATTCGTTCTCTGCGCCTCAGGCGCGAGTGATTCAAGAATTACTGGAGGCGTATGCGAACGGCAATTCAGCAGTCATGGAATCAGATGTACTGAAAAAACTCAACGCGGACCGGGAGGAACCGGTCACTTCGCTGGAGGAAGTTTTCAACGACGGAAAGCATCCTGGCTGGAAACAATTGGTCGACTGGACCAGGGAAGGTAATGACGCTTCTCTCAAATTGACGAAGTTGATCAATTCGTCAGTGAAGAACAGCTACGGAAGTGGTAGCGGGATGGGCGGATTTGGTGGCCCCTCGACAGCCCCAACGAAACCCAAAGAGACCGGAGCGGTTATCCTGACGACCACTGATCAAGGCTTGACTGTTAACGTTTCACAAGATGAATTTGGATCATTCCAAAATTTGTCTAAACAAACAACCTCGCTTCCAGTCGGCACATACTCCGTGATGGTGTTCGACAAAATGTTCGGCTGGGGATCGACGAAAACGAAAGGACCGGTCACACCTCCATCCTACTACGATGGACAGCTTGATGTGACAAAAGGCGAGTTCACAGATCTGGAGGTCAGGCGTGACTGGAAAAAATTGGCAGCCCAAGAGCCCGTCATGATGGAAGGGTTTTACCCCTTTGTCTGGAATGGCAAGGACTTCGTTCTGTCGAAGCAACAATCTGGAATTGTGCAGCAACTCTTCAAAGCGTTTGCAAATGGGAAGATCGCCGTTGACGCAGAAGATCTGGTTGAAACTGAAGACGCAGGCGAGGAGATTAAACGTATCTTCAACAACGGGAATCATCCCGCCTGGGGTGATCTGGTCAAGGTGTTAGAAGATGAAAAGCTGCAGCTCAATTTTGCTTTCAGCCACAGTCATCCGGCTTATCAAATTCCGGATGGAATGCATCAAATCGTATTTCGCATCAACCAAAAGTTTGGGATTTATGAGGACTATCCGATCGGCCGGCAAGTGAATGTCCTCGTTTCGTTAGAAAAAGGGGGAGAGAAGCTTCCTCTGATTCAGGAGGCTGCCGTCTACGTTCGGACCGACCATGTTAGTTTTGAGGAAAATGAATTCATGACAAGCTTGTCAATCCTTGTGACTCAGGAACAGGCAGATGCCTATAAGCTTGCAAAGCAGCACGCAGAGATCGAATACGACTGGGGTGAAGTCCTGTCCGAATTCCCTCAACCGACACTCAACGAGAAGACCTACAAGGAATTGAAGGCAAAAGCCGAGTCGATGGAGTGAAAGCTTGTGGCTGACGGATTGATCTGTCAACGATTTCGTCGCCGTGGTAAAAATCGAATGACGACATCGTCAGAAATTCGATTTACAGGGATCACTCATGAATAAGACTAAACGGTTGCTCGGAGCGGGAATTTTCTTCGCTGCAATCTGGTTGATTTATCAGGTCGCAGCAGAGTCACTCGCTGATGATGTAAAACCGATTCCGACTGAAACAGTTAAGGATTCCGTTCGTAAAGCGATGCAACGCAAGCTCGTTCTTTCCAAGGAAATCTTGAACGGCCTGGTGTTGCAGGACTATGACAGCATCGAAAAGGCGGCAGCTGAGATGAAGAAGGTCAGTCTTCAATCTCCGCAGCAGATCGAAGGAGATCGGACAGAAAACGAACTCTACCAGCATTTTCGCTTAGAGTTTTTGAGAATCAACAGCCTTATGGAAAAAATGGCTCAGGAAAAGAATCTTGAAGGAGCTGCGTACGCCTATCAAAATCTCAATGCAAATTGTCTCGCCTGTCACAGCTATCTGCACGACA from Thalassoglobus polymorphus includes the following:
- a CDS encoding sigma-70 family RNA polymerase sigma factor produces the protein MVFTGPGRGYADGMNSETSQHVTQILSALNSGEQQGTDTLLRIVYNELRRLATARLNQEASGQTLQPTALVHEAYLRLVKGDEQQSWDSRGHFFAAAAEAMRRILIENARRKAAVKHGGGLQRLELDDADAVVSATDQKLLEVDEAITELEKVEPLKAKLVKLRYFAGLEESEAAAALGISRATASRWWTFSKAWLYAHMNDES
- a CDS encoding LamG-like jellyroll fold domain-containing protein — translated: MKHPVVISKVVLLALFTGLIPLTSLGGIAEADEIVGPIVGTVEPTTARILYRPGKIETKLQLTVLKDGQPIKKVTTTATEANDFVAKFEVTGLKPATNYSYQIDEIRGSQKESVASEKDHTFTTVDPARKGNRVSASFVSCVDIEPNGIWNEMEKLGVDTVFLMGDTPYIDTSDLAIVREKQRQFLQVSDLEKLAAHTPVVGTWDDHDFGLNNGNGLNMMNGKGKTRQGFVEYRAHSQYGNGTEGVYHKVDLGMMEVFLLDPRYFSQSEPSPVDPKQPTCFGAEQWDWLLKSLKESKAPFKVLSMGAIWQDKKNRETDDMFTYWYERDALLDFIKTEKIGGVVLLGGDIHVARHLIRPQRVGYDLHDFIISPGHTRTITSLDVYHPSLEWSLVEGWQFLTLTADGTTENAKLIAEFRQPDGVVNRKIEIDLNEMTVDSDEDAAPELRAHWNFDNGFKNESPLGSRIDATPVNGPTINQQDGALGGSVHFSRSKQQYLTVPRSFLDDNSAEHTVSMWFKPETLPEHDSSSRSFLLESTAEGEPSQTGAWNLSLGMRATDQPDKINLQLYTFTVKPASKPEAAPTTGAQGPFNTLLDREQLLGKWNHVAFTFDQKKLRLYVNGKQVSEHAVPIPGPACETGGLIIGGHRAGTGRNFDGWIDEVKIFQGRLSADQISELRNESKD